A window of Psychroflexus sp. ALD_RP9 contains these coding sequences:
- a CDS encoding peptidoglycan DD-metalloendopeptidase family protein, with translation MKLFQQFLSQLTTGFTPVIDSKFERQDYGLVDLSVNRSINLEHNPIQKTQTFINQFLKQTNKTIAFGGYLEQRNLYDRSPHFTNQLRDIHIGLDIWCPANTAVISPLNAVVHSFKDNCELGDYGPTTILQHDFEEITFYTLYGHLSRKSLDNIKVGQTITKASPFAEIGSAEVNGSYAPHLHFQIIRDLGDYFGDFPGVCSKAKLNHFSNNCPDPNLLLKIY, from the coding sequence ATGAAATTATTTCAACAATTTTTAAGTCAATTAACCACAGGATTTACACCAGTAATAGATTCAAAATTTGAGAGACAAGATTATGGTTTAGTAGATTTGTCAGTTAATCGATCTATAAATTTAGAGCATAATCCTATACAAAAAACACAGACTTTTATTAATCAATTTTTAAAGCAAACTAATAAAACCATTGCATTTGGAGGTTACTTAGAACAACGTAATTTATATGATAGAAGTCCACATTTCACTAATCAACTTCGAGATATACATATTGGCTTAGATATTTGGTGTCCGGCAAATACAGCAGTTATTTCTCCACTAAATGCTGTTGTGCACAGTTTTAAAGATAATTGTGAGTTGGGAGACTATGGACCAACCACTATTCTTCAGCACGATTTTGAAGAGATAACTTTTTATACACTTTATGGGCATTTGAGTCGTAAGAGTCTAGACAATATAAAGGTAGGTCAAACTATTACAAAGGCTTCTCCCTTCGCTGAAATAGGTTCTGCTGAAGTTAATGGAAGTTACGCACCACATTTGCATTTTCAAATAATTCGAGATTTAGGTGATTATTTTGGCGATTTTCCAGGTGTTTGCTCTAAAGCTAAGCTTAATCATTTTTCAAATAATTGTCCAGACCCTAACTTGTTGCTGAAGATTTATTAA
- a CDS encoding dimethylarginine dimethylaminohydrolase family protein, whose amino-acid sequence MLSLNIQNETSRLTTVILGIANSNGPTPKIEDAYDPKSKMHIENGTYPTEADMISEMDEVAQVLKKYDVHVFRPQLIQNYNQIFSRDIGFVIDDKFIRANILPDREQEIEAIHHIIDQIDPEKVVVLPEHCHIEGGDVMPHGDFIFVGTYLGEDYSSFITARTNTEAVAALQELFPHKTVKAFNLRKDNNDPKENALHLDCCFQPVGSKYAIIHENGFLNPDDFNWLVQFFGEENVFKIDKDEMFNMTSNIFSIAEDVVISDKRFSRLNQWLTERNITVETVNYKEIAKQEGLLRCSTLPLIRE is encoded by the coding sequence ATGTTATCACTCAACATTCAAAATGAAACCTCTCGGCTAACAACCGTGATATTAGGTATTGCCAATTCTAACGGACCAACGCCAAAGATTGAAGATGCTTATGATCCTAAGTCTAAAATGCATATTGAAAACGGAACTTATCCGACTGAAGCAGACATGATTTCTGAAATGGATGAGGTTGCTCAAGTTTTAAAAAAATATGATGTCCATGTTTTTAGGCCTCAATTAATACAAAATTACAATCAAATATTTTCAAGAGATATTGGCTTTGTGATTGACGATAAATTTATTAGAGCTAATATTTTACCCGATCGAGAACAAGAAATCGAAGCAATTCATCATATAATTGACCAAATAGATCCTGAAAAGGTGGTTGTTCTTCCAGAGCATTGTCATATAGAAGGTGGTGATGTGATGCCTCATGGAGACTTCATTTTTGTAGGTACTTATTTGGGTGAAGATTACTCTTCATTTATAACAGCTCGAACCAATACTGAAGCGGTTGCTGCTCTGCAAGAGTTATTTCCGCATAAAACTGTTAAAGCGTTCAATTTGCGTAAAGATAATAATGACCCAAAAGAAAACGCTTTGCATTTAGATTGTTGCTTTCAGCCTGTAGGTTCTAAATATGCTATTATTCATGAAAATGGATTTTTAAATCCAGATGATTTTAACTGGTTAGTGCAATTTTTTGGAGAAGAAAATGTTTTTAAAATTGATAAAGATGAGATGTTTAATATGACAAGTAATATTTTTTCAATAGCTGAAGACGTCGTCATTTCAGACAAAAGATTTAGCCGTTTAAATCAATGGTTAACTGAAAGAAACATTACTGTTGAAACTGTAAATTACAAAGAAATAGCAAAACAAGAAGGCTTGTTGCGATGCTCTACATTACCTTTAATACGAGAATAA